A single genomic interval of Spinacia oleracea cultivar Varoflay chromosome 6, BTI_SOV_V1, whole genome shotgun sequence harbors:
- the LOC110775505 gene encoding probable serine/threonine-protein kinase PBL26: protein MSCFCCGSSSQIKALRSSQSQLDNNDPNTPGANNDSGSLITKGFTLQVLTDATDNFSPECLVDVGSFGKVYRGNLRETGEIVAVEHLDMNGSRGHREFLVQVMMLSILHHPNLINFIGYCAQGNERILVHEYLPLGSLDQHLHDRSSKQNPPLNWYTRMKIALGTASALEYMHSKAIPPVIYRNLKPSNILLDNDFNAKLYDFGLSKLGPTGDKEHVSASIMGTFGYIAPEYEKTGLLTLKADVYSFGVVLLELVTGRRAVDITRPSKEQNLVSWANRIMKKPKKFPELADPLLQGNFPAQGFNQTMAVIAMCLEEKQTARPMMSDVVAAIKHISSEKLDDNVNSPPLEAGVESNDLVKGADHGI, encoded by the exons ACAACAATGACCCTAACACGCCTGGGGCTAACAATGACAGTGGTTCACTCATCACAAAAGGTTTTACTCTTCAAGTACTAACTGATGCAACAGACAACTTTAGTCCTGAATGCCTGGTGGACGTAGGCAGCTTTGGTAAAGTTTACAGAGGGAATCTCAGGGAAACTGGAGAG ATTGTAGCTGTCGAGCATCTGGACATGAATGGATCAAGAGGACACAGAGAATTTCTTGTGCAGGTGATGATGTTGAGCATCCTACATCATCCAAATCTGATCAATTTTATAGGATACTGTGCTCAAGGAAATGAGAGAATTTTAGTTCATGAATATCTGCCTTTGGGATCCCTAGACCAGCATCTACACG ATAGATCATCCAAGCAAAATCCGCCCTTAAATTGGTATACAAGAATGAAAATAGCTCTTGGAACTGCTAGTGCATTAGAATATATGCACAGTAAAGCCATCCCTCCGGTCATCTACAGAAACCTGAAACCCTCTAACATCTTACTAGACAATGATTTTAATGCTAAGCTCTATGATTTTGGTCTGTCTAAGCTTGGACCTACTGGTGATAAGGAACATGTTTCTGCTTCCATAATGGGAACCTTTGGCTACATTGCACCAGAGTACGAAAAAACAGGGCTTTTGACTCTGAAGGCAGATGTATATAGCTTTGGAGTTGTTTTATTAGAATTGGTCACAGGGCGAAGAGCTGTTGACATCACAAGGCCATCTAAGGAACAGAATCTGGTGTCCTGG GCCAACCGGATAATGAAGAAACCAAAGAAGTTTCCAGAGTTAGCTGACCCGCTCCTGCAGGGGAATTTTCCAGCTCAAGGATTCAACCAAACAATGGCGGTGATAGCCATGTGTCTTGAAGAAAAACAAACAGCACGACCAATGATGAGTGATGTTGTTGCTGCCATCAAGCACATTTCGTCAGAAAAACTTGATGATAACGTAAATTCTCCTCCTCTTGAAGCTGGTGTAGAGTCTAATGACTTGGTGAAGGGTGCTGATCATGGAATATAG
- the LOC110775511 gene encoding probable serine/threonine-protein kinase PBL25 — translation MSCFPCFSSKVKKATSRVNSRRVQAPSNAPSAPRVETQGARETTNNNKNEGKENGANNIAAQTFTFRELATATKNFRPECLIGEGGFGRVYKGHLSTGQIIAVKQLDRNGVQGNKEFLVEVLMLSLLHHPNLVNLIGYCADGDQRLLVYEYMSLGSLEDHLFDVPKELRPLDWYSRMKIALDAAKGLEYLHDTANPPVIYRDLKSSNILLEKHFHAKLSDFGLAKLGPLGENSHVSTRVMGTYGYCAPEYQRTGRLTTKSDIYSFGVVLLELITGRRAIDTKRLNHEQNLVTWAQPYFSNPAKYPELADPRLNGEFPVRGLNQAVAIAAMCLQEEETARPFMSDVVTAINFLTSDSKDCYTSPLLSESSPVSDYNECNSQQVQEQRDQSAQTRQQALAEAMEWGSTHTALSRATSYNSSSLET, via the exons ATGAGTTGTTTTCCATGCTTTTCATCGAAAGTAAAGAAAGCAACAAGTAGGGTCAATAGCAGAAGGGTTCAAGCCCCTTCTAATGCCCCTTCTGCGCCTCGGGTTG AAACTCAGGGAGCTAGAGaaacaacaaataataataagaacgAAGGTAAGGAAAATGGGGCAAACAATATTGCAGCACAGACTTTTACTTTCAGAGAGCTCGCGACTGCAACGAAGAATTTCCGTCCAGAATGTCTGATAGGTGAAGGTGGGTTTGGAAGAGTATACAAGGGCCATCTTTCAACTGGACAG ATTATAGCAGTAAAGCAACTGGATCGAAATGGGGTGCAAGGGAACAAAGAATTTCTTGTTGAGGTTCTGATGCTTAGCCTTCTACATCATCCAAACCTGGTTAATCTAATAGGATATTGTGCTGATGGAGATCAGAGGCTCTTGGTGTATGAATATATGTCTTTGGGATCTTTGGAAGACCATCTATTTG ATGTTCCGAAGGAGTTAAGACCATTAGATTGGTATAGTAGAATGAAAATAGCATTGGATGCTGccaagggtttagaataccttcATGATACAGCAAACCCTCCGGTCATCTACAGGGACTTGAAATCATCAAATATCTTGCTAGAGAAACACTTCCATGCTAAGCTCTCTGATTTTGGACTAGCAAAGCTCGGTCCTTTAGGGGAAAACTCGCATGTTTCTACAAGAGTTATGGGAACCTATGGCTATTGTGCACCAGAATACCAAAGAACAGGTCGACTAACAACTAAGTCCGATATATATAGTTTTGGAGTTGTTTTACTGGAGCTAATTACAGGACGAAGAGCCATTGACACCAAAAGACTAAATCATGAGCAGAATCTTGTCACTTGG GCACAACCATATTTCAGTAATCCTGCGAAATACCCAGAGTTAGCTGATCCTCGTCTTAATGGGGAATTCCCAGTGAGGGGACTAAATCAAGCAGTAGCAATAGCAGCCATGTGCCTTCAGGAAGAAGAAACAGCACGGCCCTTTATGAGTGATGTGGTGACCGCAATCAATTTCCTGACATCGGACTCCAAAGATTGTTATACTTCTCCCCTTCTCTCTGAGTCATCTCCTGTCAGTGATTACAATGAGTGTAACAgccaacaagttcaagaacaacgTGATCAAAGTGCTCAAACACGTCAGCAAGCTTTAGCTGAAGCAATGGAATGGGGATCTACTCATACTGCTCTTTCTCGGGCTACTAGCTATAATTCATCCTCATTGGAGACATaa